The window CGGTGGCCTGATGCCGTCATTCCGGTGGGGTGAACGTGCGGACCGGTCATTTCGACTCCTTGGAAGCGACACCGCCGACCATTTGGCCTTCTGGCGGGGTCGAAAGTGACCACGGAAATGGGTCGGGGCGCGTGTCGTCAACCTGGTGCCGCCTCATGGGGCGTGCGGAGTCGGTCAGGTGATGAGGGCGATGCGTCGGTAGGCATCGAGGAGCACCGGGGCGGTCGGCCAGCCGTCGATGATCCGCACGACGCTCTGGCGTGCCCGGTGCACGAGGCGTCCCGGAGCGTGGAATATCCCCCAGCGGAGTGCCTTGGGTCGGGCGTCGGTCCAGGATCCGTCGAAGCACAGCAGTTGGAACCATCGCACGAGGTCGGCGGCCAGGGCGACGGTCATCAGCCAGGTGGTGTTGGCCTCGAAGCTGGCGAAGGGGAACCGGCACAGCCCCGAGTCCTTCAATCGTTGGATGTGGGACTCGACGTGGGCGTGGGCCCGCATGGTGGCATCCAGCGCTCTCGGGTCGCCGTCTTGGTCGGTGTAGAACCCCCAGTAGCGGTAGTCGAGGCTTGGGAACAGGCTGCGCTGGGCACCGGGATGGAGCGGTTCACGTCGGACGATCAGCCGGGTTCGGGAGGGGAACTTCGCTCCGTCGATCAGGCTGGTGAGCTCGGCCACCGCTGCTCCTTCCTTCAACTCGCCGTCCTGGGCGAGGGCGGGAAGCCACACCTCTTCGATCCCGATGGCATCGAAGATGGCGGCCGTGACCTGGGGATTGGATCGGGCAGACACGTAGAAGCCGATGTTGCGGGCCCGACACGCAGCCAAGAAGCCCTCGGTGCACCCGGCCGAGTCGGCCCGCATGATGACGTCGCGCT of the Chloroflexota bacterium genome contains:
- a CDS encoding IS1380 family transposase, with the protein product HALGSFADRLGLGDALSSRIPWSGAGVPIHDRGKVLVQMALTLAGGGESCLDIEHLRIGDDLFGSVPSDTTVARTFREITSSTRSGIAEAMAVMRAQVWSRSTTTTAGDPVLLDIDASLVEIHSENKEQTAPTFKGGFGFHPLFCFADATGETLSALLRPGNAGSNTVADHITVLDEAIAQLPAPIAVGHHEGDESDLVQRDVIMRADSAGCTEGFLAACRARNIGFYVSARSNPQVTAAIFDAIGIEEVWLPALAQDGELKEGAAVAELTSLIDGAKFPSRTRLIVRREPLHPGAQRSLFPSLDYRYWGFYTDQDGDPRALDATMRAHAHVESHIQRLKDSGLCRFPFASFEANTTWLMTVALAADLVRWFQLLCFDGSWTDARPKALRWGIFHAPGRLVHRARQSVVRIIDGWPTAPVLLDAYRRIALIT